A single window of Paenibacillus sp. FSL H8-0537 DNA harbors:
- a CDS encoding radical SAM protein, with the protein MNLVYADEQGNVFDHPHYIALGRSGDMIVEMMEDELIPLPEGATLVSLPFTKAVGLNPDTGEMQLLPGNKQAVGALLPQGFTRLALPGYVKADKNEKLPLFGYTAVVWKNNGFYVAAEQSDNPERWDPLNCDRDEVKQQVERITSKYPENRLYKHLSNCALGYECLTSSNTFLQRWEGAVPVSYSCNAGCFGCISEQPDDSGFVAPQTRMNFKPTVDEVTEIMLEHLRHEDSIISFGQGCEGEPSTQVRIIVDAMRRVRNQTSLGYININTNAGLTDHIRAIVDAGLNLMRVSTISALDDHYNAYYKPRGYTLANVEKSLKYATDKGVYTSINYLIFPGVTDREEEMEAMIGFVKRTGLKLIQMRNLNIDPESYLSLIPPPQGEIYGMKQMLEIFRDELPDVVIGSFTHVPPASLIQS; encoded by the coding sequence ATGAATCTTGTATATGCTGATGAACAAGGAAATGTCTTTGATCATCCTCACTATATAGCCTTAGGCCGCAGCGGCGATATGATTGTCGAAATGATGGAGGACGAGCTCATTCCGTTGCCGGAAGGGGCGACGCTTGTAAGCTTGCCATTTACGAAGGCAGTGGGCCTGAACCCGGATACGGGCGAAATGCAGCTGCTTCCAGGCAATAAGCAGGCGGTTGGCGCGCTTTTGCCACAAGGCTTTACGCGGCTTGCCCTGCCAGGCTATGTCAAAGCAGACAAAAACGAAAAATTGCCTTTATTCGGTTATACGGCAGTCGTATGGAAAAACAATGGCTTCTACGTTGCAGCAGAGCAATCCGATAATCCGGAGCGCTGGGATCCGCTGAATTGCGACCGTGATGAGGTAAAGCAGCAAGTTGAACGCATTACGTCTAAATATCCGGAAAATCGTCTATATAAGCATTTGTCGAACTGTGCACTTGGCTATGAATGCTTGACGTCGTCTAATACTTTCCTGCAACGCTGGGAAGGAGCGGTTCCGGTTTCGTATTCGTGTAATGCAGGATGCTTTGGATGTATTTCTGAACAGCCGGACGACAGCGGCTTTGTTGCTCCGCAAACACGGATGAATTTCAAGCCGACAGTGGATGAAGTGACTGAGATTATGCTGGAGCATCTTCGCCATGAAGATTCCATCATCAGCTTCGGGCAAGGCTGCGAAGGCGAGCCTTCTACGCAGGTGCGGATTATTGTCGACGCGATGCGCCGGGTAAGAAACCAGACATCACTTGGCTACATTAACATTAATACGAACGCTGGACTGACGGATCACATTCGTGCAATTGTCGATGCGGGCCTCAATCTGATGCGTGTCAGCACCATCAGTGCGCTTGATGACCATTACAATGCCTATTACAAGCCGCGTGGCTATACGCTCGCCAATGTAGAGAAGTCGTTGAAATATGCGACAGACAAGGGCGTATATACGTCGATTAACTATTTGATTTTCCCTGGTGTGACGGATCGTGAGGAAGAGATGGAGGCGATGATCGGCTTTGTTAAGCGGACTGGACTCAAGCTCATCCAAATGCGGAACCTGAACATTGACCCGGAAAGCTATTTATCCTTAATCCCGCCGCCGCAAGGCGAGATTTATGGGATGAAGCAGATGCTGGAAATTTTCCGTGATGAGCTGCCAGATGTCGTTATTGGCTCGTTCACCCATGTTCCGCCTGCGAGCTTAATTCAATCTTAA
- the dnaX gene encoding DNA polymerase III subunit gamma/tau — translation MTHIALYRAWRPQTFRDMVGQQHIVQTLQNAIKEDRVSHAYLFNGPRGTGKTTTAKVLAKAVNCEAGPAVEPCNECDACRGITAGHIMDVVEIDAASNRGIDEIRDIRDKVRYAPSEVRYKVYIIDEVHMLTSEAFNALLKTLEEPPAHVIFILATTEPHKLPATIISRCQRFDFRQVSLAEQSERLHEICKEEGISAEEDAIAYIARLSEGGMRDAISLLEQVAAFGGGSITLDGAVDVTGGMAADQFYELAEAVRDRDVGAVMPLVESLTQAGKSADKCMENLIYYFRDLLVLKLAPQGGAATERVVDADRFRAMADAFTPDRLFRMIDTLNSYQSEMKHAAQSQTLFEVALMKICTIGDSREGASAGDAAQPSGASASSSAEVGRLRQQVEQLERKLEQLLQNGVPAVGGGASASGAAARTGANGNRPAFNNRSGGSNSVSVRTSVKLGPYLSAAGSSETGQVRMKWSELLQRVKETKITVHAWLMDGEPVSVVDGTVLVAFKNTMHRETTEKPTHKEIIERVLQSVFGEPLQLATVMIKEWQSATDSGSGTPDEAFELQSDMPDAAPAQPKWVEEAVKLFGEELVVVKDDF, via the coding sequence GTGACTCATATTGCCTTGTACCGTGCCTGGCGTCCCCAGACGTTTCGGGACATGGTGGGACAACAGCATATTGTGCAGACGCTGCAAAATGCGATAAAAGAGGATCGCGTTTCGCATGCCTATTTGTTCAACGGTCCCCGTGGGACGGGGAAGACGACGACAGCTAAGGTATTGGCGAAAGCAGTCAATTGTGAAGCTGGCCCGGCAGTGGAGCCCTGCAATGAATGCGACGCATGCCGCGGTATTACAGCTGGTCATATTATGGATGTCGTGGAGATTGATGCTGCCTCCAATCGGGGCATCGACGAAATTCGCGATATACGGGATAAGGTGCGCTACGCCCCATCTGAAGTGCGCTATAAAGTGTACATTATTGATGAGGTACACATGCTTACTTCAGAGGCGTTCAATGCTTTGCTCAAAACATTGGAAGAGCCGCCTGCACATGTTATCTTTATATTAGCAACAACAGAGCCGCATAAGCTTCCTGCAACGATTATTTCCCGCTGCCAGCGTTTTGATTTTCGGCAGGTATCGCTTGCAGAGCAGTCGGAACGGCTTCATGAGATTTGTAAGGAAGAAGGCATTAGCGCCGAAGAGGATGCGATTGCTTATATTGCAAGGCTGTCGGAAGGCGGCATGCGTGACGCCATCAGCCTACTGGAGCAGGTAGCGGCTTTCGGAGGCGGAAGCATTACACTGGATGGTGCTGTCGATGTAACGGGCGGGATGGCGGCCGACCAGTTCTATGAACTGGCGGAAGCGGTTCGCGATCGTGATGTTGGCGCTGTAATGCCGCTTGTCGAAAGCCTGACGCAAGCGGGCAAGAGCGCGGATAAATGCATGGAGAACCTGATTTATTATTTCAGGGATTTGCTTGTGCTTAAGCTTGCTCCGCAAGGCGGAGCAGCAACGGAACGCGTCGTTGACGCGGACCGTTTCCGGGCAATGGCGGATGCTTTTACGCCGGATCGCTTGTTTCGCATGATTGATACGCTGAACAGCTATCAATCGGAAATGAAGCATGCTGCTCAGTCGCAGACGCTGTTCGAGGTCGCTCTGATGAAAATTTGCACCATCGGCGATAGCCGTGAAGGCGCGTCTGCGGGGGATGCTGCCCAGCCATCTGGCGCGTCTGCGAGTTCTTCCGCAGAGGTGGGTCGTCTGCGCCAGCAAGTGGAGCAGCTCGAACGCAAGCTGGAGCAGCTGTTGCAAAATGGCGTTCCGGCTGTTGGTGGAGGTGCGTCTGCCAGCGGTGCAGCAGCCCGGACTGGGGCAAATGGCAATCGTCCTGCCTTTAATAACCGCAGCGGTGGTTCTAACTCTGTGTCTGTTCGCACGTCAGTTAAGCTGGGGCCGTATTTATCCGCTGCTGGCAGCAGTGAAACGGGGCAAGTCCGCATGAAGTGGAGCGAGCTGCTTCAGCGGGTGAAGGAAACCAAAATCACCGTCCATGCGTGGTTGATGGATGGTGAGCCGGTATCGGTCGTGGACGGTACTGTGTTGGTTGCTTTCAAAAACACGATGCACCGAGAAACAACGGAGAAGCCGACGCATAAAGAAATTATTGAGCGGGTTCTGCAAAGCGTGTTCGGGGAGCCGCTTCAGCTTGCAACGGTTATGATTAAAGAATGGCAGTCTGCAACCGATAGTGGCTCAGGTACGCCGGACGAAGCGTTTGAGCTGCAATCGGATATGCCGGACGCAGCGCCAGCCCAGCCTAAATGGGTGGAGGAAGCGGTAAAGCTGTTTGGCGAAGAGCTTGTCGTTGTGAAAGATGATTTTTAA
- the rpmE gene encoding 50S ribosomal protein L31: MKQAIHPTYHITTATCACGNTFETGSIKPNLRVEICSQCHPFYTGKQKFLDVGGRVDRFKKKYGI; encoded by the coding sequence ATGAAACAAGCTATTCATCCGACATACCATATCACTACAGCAACTTGCGCTTGTGGTAACACTTTCGAGACTGGTTCCATTAAACCGAACCTTCGTGTAGAGATTTGTTCCCAATGCCACCCATTCTATACGGGTAAGCAGAAGTTCCTGGATGTGGGCGGCCGCGTCGATCGTTTCAAAAAGAAATACGGCATCTAA
- a CDS encoding YbaB/EbfC family nucleoid-associated protein, giving the protein MNNMNQMMKQVKKMQEQMMKAQEELVHKTVEGTAGGGVVNVTVNGHKKVLDITIKPEAVDPEDVEMLQDLIITAVNDALSKVDDVANQDMGKFTGGMKIPGLF; this is encoded by the coding sequence ATGAACAATATGAATCAAATGATGAAGCAAGTGAAGAAGATGCAAGAGCAAATGATGAAAGCACAGGAAGAGCTTGTCCACAAAACCGTTGAAGGCACAGCAGGCGGCGGCGTAGTTAACGTTACTGTAAACGGCCACAAAAAAGTTCTTGATATTACAATTAAACCGGAAGCGGTAGATCCGGAAGATGTAGAAATGCTGCAGGACTTGATTATTACAGCTGTAAACGATGCCCTTTCAAAAGTGGACGATGTTGCGAACCAGGACATGGGTAAATTTACAGGTGGCATGAAAATCCCGGGCTTGTTCTAA
- a CDS encoding UDP-N-acetylglucosamine 1-carboxyvinyltransferase, whose protein sequence is MEKLMIRGGRPLQGTVQISGAKNSAVALVPAAILAESEVVLDNLPHLSDVAVYSEILQDLGAVIDWQGDMMRIDPSNLKARPMPNGKVKLLRASYYLMGAMLGRFGEAVIGLPGGCNFEPRPIDQHIKGFEALGATVTNEHGSMRISAKELRGAKIYLDVVSVGATINIMLAASRAKGSTLIENAAKEPEIIDVATLLNAMGAKIKGAGTETIRIEGVDSLHGCRHSIIPDRIQAGTYMIIAAATRGDVTIDNVIPKHMEAMTAKLEEMGVTVYEMDESIRIVGAPKYNAIDVKALVYPGFATDLQSPMTSLLTQASGVSILTDYVYSNRFKHVPELARMGAGIRVEGRSAIIEGGPLNAAKVRAADLRAGAALVIAGLTVPEGITEISGVEYIDRGYDHLVDNLRRLGADVWRETETF, encoded by the coding sequence ATGGAGAAATTGATGATACGCGGCGGACGTCCGCTGCAAGGAACGGTCCAAATCAGCGGTGCTAAAAATAGCGCTGTAGCGTTGGTTCCCGCTGCAATACTGGCGGAGTCCGAGGTTGTGCTGGACAATTTGCCTCATTTGAGTGATGTTGCTGTTTATAGCGAAATTTTGCAAGATCTTGGTGCGGTCATTGACTGGCAAGGCGATATGATGCGCATTGATCCTTCTAATCTTAAAGCGAGACCTATGCCCAATGGCAAGGTTAAGCTGCTTCGTGCTTCCTACTATTTGATGGGAGCGATGCTGGGACGCTTTGGAGAAGCTGTTATTGGCTTGCCTGGCGGCTGCAATTTTGAGCCAAGACCTATCGATCAGCATATTAAAGGCTTTGAAGCGCTTGGCGCAACCGTAACGAATGAGCATGGCTCGATGCGCATATCTGCCAAGGAGCTGCGGGGAGCGAAAATTTATCTTGATGTGGTAAGTGTAGGAGCAACAATCAACATTATGCTTGCGGCCTCTCGGGCCAAAGGCTCTACTTTAATAGAAAACGCGGCAAAAGAGCCTGAAATTATAGATGTAGCTACTCTTCTCAATGCCATGGGCGCAAAAATTAAAGGGGCCGGCACGGAAACCATTCGGATTGAAGGAGTGGATAGCCTGCACGGCTGCCGCCACTCCATTATTCCTGACCGCATTCAAGCCGGAACCTACATGATTATCGCCGCGGCAACGCGCGGAGATGTCACGATTGACAATGTCATCCCGAAGCATATGGAAGCTATGACGGCGAAGCTGGAAGAAATGGGCGTTACCGTATACGAAATGGATGAGTCTATCCGCATCGTGGGCGCTCCAAAGTACAATGCTATTGATGTTAAAGCATTGGTTTATCCAGGCTTTGCTACCGATTTGCAGTCCCCTATGACGAGCTTGCTGACGCAAGCGAGCGGCGTAAGTATTTTAACCGACTATGTATACAGCAATCGTTTCAAGCATGTCCCTGAACTTGCGCGCATGGGCGCGGGCATTCGTGTTGAAGGAAGATCAGCCATTATTGAAGGCGGCCCGCTTAACGCCGCTAAGGTTCGAGCAGCAGATCTGCGTGCAGGCGCGGCGCTTGTCATTGCTGGCTTGACCGTACCGGAAGGCATTACCGAAATAAGCGGCGTCGAATATATTGACCGTGGCTACGATCATTTGGTTGATAATTTGCGAAGACTGGGCGCCGATGTGTGGCGTGAGACGGAAACCTTCTAA
- a CDS encoding response regulator, which yields MEQKKLLIVDDQNGIRVLLMEVFSSEGYATFQASNGKLALEIVKKESPDLVLLDMKIPGMDGLEILKHVKAINKDIKVIMMTAYGELDMIKEATDLGALMHFTKPFDIDEMRIAVNMQLDGGSSSRFAIGS from the coding sequence TTGGAACAAAAGAAGCTATTAATAGTGGACGATCAGAATGGAATCCGTGTGCTTTTGATGGAAGTGTTCAGCAGTGAGGGTTATGCGACTTTTCAAGCATCCAACGGCAAGCTTGCCTTGGAAATTGTGAAGAAGGAAAGCCCTGATTTGGTGCTGCTTGACATGAAGATTCCCGGTATGGACGGTTTAGAAATTTTAAAGCATGTGAAAGCCATTAATAAAGACATAAAAGTCATTATGATGACGGCTTATGGTGAGCTGGATATGATTAAGGAAGCGACCGATCTCGGAGCCTTGATGCATTTCACCAAGCCGTTTGATATTGATGAAATGCGAATAGCGGTGAACATGCAGCTAGATGGCGGTTCCAGCAGTCGATTCGCGATAGGGTCCTGA
- the rho gene encoding transcription termination factor Rho — MTDLQIADLEELKLTDLYKLAKQYQIPYYGQLKKKELIFAILRAQAEKSGLMFMQGVLEILPEGFGFLRPINYLPSKEDIYISASQIRKFDLRTGDLVSGKCRLPKDSEKYFGLLQVNAVNGTSPELAAERLHFPALTPLFPQKKLVLETASSKLSTRIMDLIAPVGLGQRGLIVAPPKVGKTLLLKEIANSISTNHPEIELFVLLIDERPEEVTDMQRSVKGEVIASTFDEVPENHIKVTELVLERALRLVEHKKDVVILMDSITRLARAYNLVVPPSGRTLSGGIDPAAFHRPKRFFGAARNVEEGGSLTILATALVETGSRMDDIIYEEFKSTGNMELHLDRKLAERRIFPALDIRRSGTRREEMLLTQEELEKLWVVRKNMNDSIEFVDGFLKKLKNSETNSEFLLSLDSMPETKPPQRSSGIKSSSTSSSSSSTPAAGRRSAAPRTTHSS; from the coding sequence ATGACAGATCTTCAGATCGCCGATCTGGAAGAGTTGAAGCTGACGGATTTGTATAAGCTGGCGAAGCAGTATCAAATTCCGTATTATGGCCAACTCAAGAAGAAGGAATTGATTTTCGCAATATTGCGGGCTCAGGCTGAGAAAAGCGGCTTGATGTTCATGCAGGGCGTCTTGGAAATTTTGCCGGAAGGCTTCGGCTTTCTTAGGCCTATCAACTATTTGCCAAGCAAAGAGGATATTTATATTTCGGCTTCCCAAATTCGCAAGTTCGATCTTCGTACAGGCGATCTAGTATCCGGCAAATGCCGGCTTCCGAAAGATTCGGAGAAATACTTTGGTTTGCTGCAAGTAAATGCAGTTAATGGGACGAGTCCTGAACTCGCAGCTGAACGGTTACATTTTCCCGCATTGACTCCTCTTTTTCCACAGAAAAAACTGGTGCTTGAGACGGCATCCTCTAAACTTTCCACACGAATTATGGATTTAATTGCGCCTGTTGGACTTGGCCAGCGTGGACTCATTGTTGCACCTCCGAAAGTCGGCAAAACGTTGCTTCTCAAAGAGATTGCCAACAGCATTTCTACCAATCATCCTGAGATTGAGCTGTTCGTATTGCTTATTGATGAACGACCTGAGGAAGTTACAGATATGCAGCGTTCGGTTAAGGGCGAAGTCATCGCTTCTACTTTTGATGAAGTGCCGGAAAATCATATTAAGGTAACAGAGCTTGTCTTGGAGAGAGCGCTGCGACTGGTGGAGCACAAGAAGGATGTTGTTATTTTGATGGATAGCATTACGCGTCTGGCGCGTGCCTACAATTTGGTAGTGCCGCCATCCGGCCGTACGCTGAGCGGTGGTATCGACCCTGCTGCATTCCATCGTCCGAAGCGGTTTTTTGGTGCGGCGCGGAATGTGGAAGAGGGCGGAAGCTTGACGATCCTTGCGACAGCGCTTGTGGAGACAGGCTCGCGTATGGATGACATCATTTATGAAGAATTTAAAAGTACAGGCAATATGGAGCTGCATTTGGACAGAAAACTGGCTGAACGCCGTATTTTCCCAGCGCTGGATATCCGCAGATCGGGTACGCGCCGAGAAGAAATGCTCCTGACGCAAGAAGAGCTGGAGAAGCTATGGGTGGTTCGTAAAAATATGAACGATTCGATTGAGTTCGTTGACGGCTTCCTCAAAAAGCTGAAAAACAGCGAAACGAATAGTGAATTTCTCTTGTCGCTCGATTCCATGCCTGAGACGAAGCCGCCGCAGCGCAGCAGCGGAATCAAAAGCAGCAGTACTAGTTCGTCGTCATCATCAACGCCAGCGGCGGGCCGCCGTTCGGCAGCCCCTCGCACGACGCATAGCTCTTAG